Proteins found in one Salinimonas lutimaris genomic segment:
- a CDS encoding bifunctional acetyl-CoA hydrolase/transferase family protein/GNAT family N-acetyltransferase, whose product MEIRLPDRPDWRELLKSGSRVFVGGHASVPYALVQDLIDHSAGFSDIEMVHGLALGDTRWAREEHRQLFKVNTFFIGGDEVRRAVDEGRADYTPCFLSEISSLFTDGTLALDVVLINVSPPDEFGYCSLGASVDICMSAVRHTRRIVAQINQHVPRTAGHSYVHVSEFCACIEADEPLVEVTPPPIDKQAERIGQYVSMLVEDGSTLQFGIGKIPSATLKYLCNHKDLGIHSEMLTDSIIELIESGAVTNRKKTFHPGKIVTSFAIGTNKLYAFIDQNPHIEFYASSYVNKPTNIAKNDQMVSINSALEVDLTGQVVADSLGYDFYSGIGGQVDFVSGAAISKGGKPIIALPSTAKNETVSRIVPSITEGSGVVTSRGNVHYVVTEYGVASLKGKSIRERALELIRVAHPKFRAKLLEEVRTHYWVPHYQEKYPTDIPELGDIQLQKMVVDNETFYLRPLNPADERRLQEFFYSHTKETLRLRYNYDPKQMSREKSCNLVSVDQKTDAGLCIVRQDGSRITIHAVGRFYYYAQDNSCEAAFVTRETHQGKGMATRLLAQLIDIARLRKISKMMAYVRADNKPMITIFEQHGFRRRFSDDPSDVELVLNLEEQP is encoded by the coding sequence ATGGAAATACGCTTACCAGACCGGCCTGACTGGCGGGAGCTGTTAAAATCCGGTAGCCGGGTGTTTGTGGGAGGCCATGCGTCGGTCCCTTATGCACTGGTGCAGGATTTGATTGATCACAGTGCTGGCTTCAGCGACATTGAAATGGTGCACGGCCTGGCTTTAGGAGATACCCGGTGGGCCCGTGAAGAGCATCGGCAGCTATTTAAGGTGAACACGTTTTTTATCGGCGGCGATGAAGTGCGCCGGGCCGTGGATGAAGGCCGGGCCGATTATACACCGTGTTTTTTGTCAGAGATTTCCAGCCTGTTTACCGACGGCACACTGGCGCTGGATGTGGTGCTGATTAACGTCAGCCCGCCGGACGAATTTGGCTATTGCTCGCTGGGAGCATCGGTGGATATCTGTATGTCTGCGGTACGTCATACCCGGCGTATTGTGGCGCAGATAAACCAGCATGTGCCGCGCACGGCGGGCCACTCTTATGTGCATGTCAGCGAGTTTTGTGCCTGTATCGAAGCTGATGAACCACTGGTGGAAGTGACCCCTCCGCCCATCGACAAACAGGCTGAGCGAATCGGTCAGTATGTGTCTATGCTGGTTGAAGATGGCTCTACCCTGCAGTTTGGTATTGGTAAGATCCCCAGTGCAACCCTCAAGTATCTGTGTAATCACAAAGATCTGGGTATACACAGTGAAATGCTGACCGACAGCATCATTGAGCTGATCGAATCAGGCGCGGTGACCAACCGTAAAAAAACCTTTCACCCGGGTAAAATTGTGACCAGTTTTGCTATAGGGACCAATAAGCTCTACGCGTTTATTGATCAAAACCCGCATATTGAGTTTTACGCCAGCAGCTATGTGAATAAACCCACCAATATTGCAAAAAATGACCAGATGGTCTCTATCAACAGTGCCCTGGAGGTGGATTTAACCGGGCAGGTGGTCGCTGACTCTCTGGGCTATGATTTTTATTCAGGTATTGGCGGGCAGGTGGATTTTGTTTCAGGCGCGGCCATCAGTAAAGGCGGCAAACCGATTATTGCCCTGCCTTCTACAGCAAAAAATGAAACCGTATCGCGTATTGTGCCAAGTATCACCGAAGGCTCTGGGGTAGTTACCTCGCGTGGTAATGTGCATTATGTTGTCACTGAGTACGGGGTGGCCTCACTAAAAGGCAAAAGCATCCGGGAGCGGGCGCTGGAGCTGATTCGGGTGGCTCACCCGAAGTTTCGGGCCAAACTGCTCGAAGAAGTCCGAACCCACTACTGGGTACCGCATTATCAGGAAAAGTATCCGACCGATATTCCTGAACTGGGTGACATACAGTTGCAAAAAATGGTGGTGGATAACGAAACTTTTTACCTGCGTCCGCTTAACCCGGCTGATGAACGCCGCTTGCAGGAATTTTTCTACTCTCATACCAAAGAAACTCTGCGCCTTCGTTATAACTACGACCCCAAACAAATGTCCCGGGAAAAATCGTGCAATCTGGTCAGTGTGGATCAGAAAACCGATGCGGGGCTGTGTATTGTACGCCAGGATGGCTCACGGATTACCATCCATGCAGTGGGACGGTTCTATTATTATGCGCAGGACAATTCCTGCGAGGCGGCCTTTGTGACCCGCGAAACCCATCAGGGCAAGGGCATGGCAACCCGGCTGCTTGCCCAGCTCATTGATATCGCCCGCCTGCGCAAAATCAGCAAAATGATGGCGTACGTCAGGGCTGATAACAAACCCATGATCACTATTTTTGAGCAGCATGGATTCCGCCGCCGTTTTTCTGATGATCCCAGTGATGTGGAGCTGGTGCTTAACCTGGAGGAGCAACCATGA
- a CDS encoding histone deacetylase family protein: MTVRIFRGRDCLLHDLGPDHPESPDRIYAIDDQLIASGLEMTCEHADATQADKETLCLAHDTLYVETIFDRSPETATIWLDQETAMTPHTLSAARYAAGACCNAVDWVMQGTDRQAFCMVRPPGHHAEHDKAMGFCLFNNLAVAGCYAARQYDLQRIAIVDFDVHHGNGTQHIVQGDNRFLLCSSFEHPLYPFSDLTRCQDNIVAVPLPAGAKGAEFRRAVTGWFARIRAFQPQLIIISAGFDGHAEDPMAHLRLTEDDYKWISHEVRKLADECCHGRIVSSLEGGYDLSALGRSVVAHLKGLSGDGQLTGGA, from the coding sequence ATGACGGTGCGTATTTTTCGTGGCCGGGACTGTCTGTTACACGATTTAGGGCCGGATCACCCCGAAAGTCCTGACCGTATTTATGCCATTGATGATCAGCTGATTGCCTCAGGGCTGGAGATGACCTGTGAGCATGCTGATGCGACGCAGGCTGATAAGGAAACCTTGTGTCTGGCCCACGATACGCTCTATGTCGAGACGATCTTTGATCGGTCTCCTGAAACCGCCACCATCTGGCTTGATCAGGAGACCGCCATGACCCCGCACACCCTGAGTGCGGCCCGGTATGCGGCCGGGGCGTGCTGTAATGCTGTTGACTGGGTGATGCAAGGCACTGATCGTCAGGCGTTTTGTATGGTACGGCCGCCCGGGCACCACGCTGAACATGACAAAGCCATGGGCTTTTGCCTGTTCAACAATCTGGCAGTGGCCGGCTGTTATGCCGCCCGGCAGTATGACTTGCAGCGAATTGCCATTGTCGATTTTGATGTGCATCACGGTAATGGCACACAGCACATAGTGCAGGGCGATAATCGCTTTTTACTCTGTTCATCCTTTGAACACCCGCTGTATCCTTTTAGCGATCTGACCCGGTGCCAGGACAATATTGTGGCGGTACCGCTGCCGGCCGGCGCGAAAGGCGCTGAATTTCGACGCGCTGTGACTGGCTGGTTTGCGCGAATCCGGGCGTTTCAGCCGCAACTGATTATTATATCGGCCGGCTTCGACGGCCATGCTGAAGACCCCATGGCGCACCTTCGCCTGACCGAAGATGACTACAAATGGATTAGCCATGAAGTCAGAAAACTGGCTGATGAATGTTGTCACGGGCGTATTGTCAGTAGCCTTGAAGGCGGCTACGACCTGAGCGCTTTAGGACGCAGTGTGGTGGCGCATTTAAAAGGGCTCAGCGGTGACGGGCAGCTAACCGGCGGCGCCTGA
- a CDS encoding DUF6436 domain-containing protein gives MNRKWLVWAGIIIWAVSLLAGLWLYSRQQLTAFDPAQKLASAASQPDFDTQFVARLNQAGITARSIIHIQPAEPCYCNALTQIHQQELTAALPGYTVHNTTPRQLGDTGDLLAALPALAIIDKDNRLRYLGPYATGFGCLTGNTLINQITAIVHSPVSPMATVVTDATGCFCTPSGAAG, from the coding sequence ATGAACCGAAAGTGGCTGGTCTGGGCTGGCATAATAATATGGGCAGTGAGCTTACTGGCCGGCTTGTGGCTGTATAGCCGACAGCAGCTGACCGCGTTTGACCCGGCGCAAAAGCTGGCTAGTGCGGCCAGCCAGCCCGACTTTGACACCCAATTTGTGGCGCGCCTGAATCAGGCAGGTATCACAGCTCGTTCCATTATCCATATTCAGCCTGCTGAGCCCTGTTACTGCAATGCACTGACCCAGATTCATCAACAGGAGCTCACCGCCGCGCTGCCCGGTTACACGGTACATAATACGACCCCCCGACAGCTTGGTGATACAGGCGATTTACTGGCCGCATTGCCTGCACTGGCTATTATTGATAAAGATAACCGACTGCGTTACCTGGGTCCTTATGCCACCGGATTCGGGTGTCTGACCGGCAATACTCTGATAAACCAGATTACCGCTATTGTGCACAGCCCGGTTAGCCCCATGGCCACGGTGGTCACCGATGCCACAGGCTGTTTTTGCACGCCGTCAGGCGCCGCCGGTTAG
- a CDS encoding CorA family divalent cation transporter, translating into MTPASALLWALDVDAQQRITHVAPDSLNQPVAPGSYRWLHIQCDGTDAYEVMAHARLPGRVADTLAAPETRPRAFKMEHGTAVYLRGINKNPGSEPEDMISLRVWLSDNLIVTARRQGKCLQSVSDTRSQLEQQQIAPGPTELLTTLIANMADQTRDTVDTMDDLLNQFELQDRIEKKHRIQLGVLRRQSAAIRRYLAPQRDALDALLRTEQSLSADQAHDLREQTDRFSRYVDDLELIRERTIVVLDEVRNRIADQQGMRMYVLSLVTAIFLPLSFLTGVFGMNVAGLPGTESPDAFDTLMTAMGGLALVMLIAMLWRKWL; encoded by the coding sequence ATGACACCCGCATCCGCTTTGTTATGGGCACTGGACGTAGATGCTCAGCAACGCATTACCCATGTAGCGCCAGACTCCCTTAACCAACCGGTTGCTCCCGGCAGCTATCGCTGGCTGCATATTCAGTGCGATGGTACTGACGCCTACGAGGTGATGGCGCACGCCCGGCTACCAGGTCGGGTGGCAGATACACTGGCGGCTCCGGAAACCCGACCCAGAGCCTTTAAAATGGAGCATGGTACTGCGGTATATTTACGGGGTATCAATAAAAATCCGGGCTCTGAGCCCGAGGATATGATTTCTCTGCGGGTGTGGTTGTCTGACAACCTAATTGTTACAGCACGTCGACAGGGAAAGTGTCTGCAATCTGTATCTGACACCCGCTCGCAGCTGGAGCAGCAACAAATAGCACCTGGCCCGACCGAACTGCTGACTACCTTAATTGCCAATATGGCAGACCAGACCCGGGATACCGTCGATACCATGGACGACCTGCTCAACCAGTTTGAACTGCAGGACAGGATTGAGAAAAAACATCGGATTCAGCTCGGCGTTCTGCGCCGTCAATCGGCAGCCATTCGCCGTTATCTTGCCCCGCAGCGCGATGCGCTGGATGCACTGCTACGCACTGAACAATCGCTGAGTGCCGACCAGGCGCATGATCTGCGTGAACAAACTGACCGGTTTAGTCGCTATGTGGATGACCTGGAGCTTATTCGCGAGCGCACCATTGTGGTTCTTGATGAAGTACGTAACCGGATTGCTGACCAGCAGGGTATGCGCATGTATGTGTTATCTCTGGTGACCGCTATTTTCCTGCCACTGTCTTTTTTAACCGGTGTATTTGGCATGAATGTCGCTGGTTTGCCAGGCACTGAGTCACCCGATGCTTTTGATACCCTGATGACGGCCATGGGCGGACTGGCGCTGGTGATGCTGATTGCCATGCTGTGGCGCAAATGGTTGTAG
- a CDS encoding mechanosensitive ion channel family protein, producing MPESLTQLLSFTVFTFNKHPFTLGEVLLVPVLVIAGWWLVGKLAHLATFRLRKSGASADSVHLFKRIFYIIALALLTITTLDILNVPLTAFAFLSGAIAIGFGFGAQNIINNFISGWILMWERPIRIGDFLEVDGARGSVEAINTRSTRIRRVDGVHMLIPNSKLLENTVINWTLIDYLTRTSVVVGVAYGSPSREVAALIEQQALKQEHILSEPKPVVIFQDFGDSALIFEVLFWVNATAERDLRQLRSELRFAIDDAFRDAGIVISYPQRDVHLDGTLIMQQAAPHQERQP from the coding sequence ATGCCCGAATCGTTAACCCAACTGCTGTCGTTTACTGTGTTTACCTTCAACAAACACCCGTTTACGCTGGGTGAAGTATTACTGGTACCGGTACTGGTGATTGCCGGTTGGTGGCTGGTTGGAAAACTGGCCCACCTGGCCACATTCCGGCTGCGCAAAAGTGGGGCCAGCGCTGACAGTGTGCACCTGTTCAAGCGCATCTTTTATATTATTGCGCTGGCACTACTGACCATTACCACACTGGATATTCTGAACGTACCGCTGACCGCATTTGCCTTTTTGTCCGGCGCTATCGCCATCGGCTTCGGGTTTGGTGCGCAGAATATTATCAATAACTTTATCAGTGGCTGGATTTTAATGTGGGAGCGGCCCATTCGCATTGGCGACTTTCTGGAGGTGGATGGCGCTCGCGGCAGTGTAGAAGCCATTAATACCCGCTCCACCCGCATTCGCCGCGTGGACGGTGTGCATATGCTGATCCCAAACAGTAAATTACTGGAAAACACCGTGATTAACTGGACCCTGATAGATTATCTGACCCGTACCTCGGTGGTTGTAGGGGTGGCCTATGGCTCGCCCTCACGCGAGGTCGCCGCGCTGATTGAACAGCAGGCGCTAAAGCAGGAACATATCCTGAGCGAACCTAAACCAGTGGTGATCTTTCAGGATTTTGGTGACAGTGCGCTGATTTTTGAAGTGCTGTTCTGGGTAAATGCCACAGCAGAACGGGATTTACGCCAGCTCCGTAGTGAATTGCGCTTTGCCATTGATGATGCGTTTCGTGATGCTGGTATCGTTATCTCCTACCCTCAGCGCGACGTACATCTGGACGGAACACTGATCATGCAGCAAGCCGCGCCACATCAGGAACGGCAGCCATGA
- a CDS encoding ATP-grasp domain-containing protein: MKKLAFLSTDNLEDFFVYDELLVPVFAETGWQVDTVSWHAYEQTDWQQYAMVIVRSTWDYQQHAQAFIDCLEAIASQTRLENPLALQRWNLDKRYLQDLEAKGIPVIPTCWQRDFCLAGTQAQFDTFNTDTLVIKPTVSANADDTFRLTRHDLQQATSDLQQCFGGRSHMIQPFMPAINEEGEYSLFYFGGMLSHTIVKRPAPGDFRVQEEHGGSMVLVNAQSDMQAIGDATLAALPQPALYARLDLVRHGSSWAVMEVELIEPSLYFTLDTKSPRRFVEAVLNTLGE, translated from the coding sequence ATGAAGAAACTGGCGTTTTTGTCGACCGATAATCTGGAAGACTTTTTTGTTTATGACGAACTGCTGGTGCCGGTATTTGCAGAGACAGGATGGCAGGTGGATACTGTATCCTGGCATGCTTACGAGCAGACTGACTGGCAGCAGTATGCCATGGTGATTGTACGCAGTACCTGGGACTATCAGCAGCATGCGCAGGCGTTTATTGACTGTCTGGAGGCCATTGCCAGCCAGACACGGCTGGAAAATCCATTGGCTCTGCAACGCTGGAACCTTGATAAACGCTATCTTCAGGATCTGGAGGCCAAAGGCATTCCGGTTATTCCTACCTGCTGGCAACGTGATTTTTGTCTGGCCGGTACACAAGCGCAGTTTGACACCTTCAACACCGATACGCTGGTGATTAAGCCCACCGTCAGTGCCAATGCCGATGATACGTTCAGGTTAACCCGGCATGATCTGCAGCAAGCAACATCCGATCTCCAGCAGTGTTTTGGCGGCCGTAGCCATATGATTCAGCCCTTTATGCCGGCTATTAACGAAGAGGGTGAGTATTCTTTATTTTATTTTGGCGGGATGCTGAGCCATACCATTGTTAAACGCCCTGCACCGGGAGACTTCCGGGTTCAGGAAGAACATGGGGGTAGCATGGTGCTGGTGAATGCCCAGTCCGATATGCAAGCTATTGGCGATGCAACTCTGGCTGCACTGCCACAGCCAGCCTTGTATGCCCGGTTAGATCTCGTGCGCCATGGCAGCAGCTGGGCGGTGATGGAGGTCGAACTGATTGAGCCGTCACTGTATTTTACGCTGGACACAAAATCCCCCCGCCGATTTGTTGAAGCGGTGCTAAACACGTTAGGGGAGTAA
- a CDS encoding DUF3300 domain-containing protein, with protein sequence MKAPTLSLLISLSVAAMPGILPAQAAGTVSVSTSVHTDSHEELDSLLAPVALYPDTVLTHVLIAATYPLDVVAAWRWQQNHQHLSDTQIETAMSGYHWDPSVKALLLFSDVLGIMAQDLDWLQALGNHVVADQAYVLGRVQLLRDKALRAGYLSNNSYQQVSHNHNTIVITSVRPHTVYVPFYDTRRVYGAWWHHRAPVYWHHPGHYRRAGSFYYSPGIRFSASFDFGAIHWRNRYVVVNRQPVRRYHSPVKRVRSSDYQRWEHKRRAPVKVVRSSERGARHITTPPRQQLTPLPGQRVVKSRHNGTVHRFDNKPVKQPVIINQSRQEKPAYTQRQQTMTRQGDSLRRNEQRQVKHRTSPAARQQGSAHRDGRTINR encoded by the coding sequence ATGAAAGCCCCCACGCTAAGTTTACTGATAAGCCTGTCGGTGGCGGCGATGCCCGGCATTTTGCCGGCTCAGGCCGCCGGCACGGTGTCTGTGTCTACCTCGGTACACACGGATTCTCACGAAGAACTGGACAGCTTGCTGGCCCCGGTTGCCTTGTACCCGGACACGGTACTTACGCATGTTTTGATTGCCGCTACCTATCCGCTGGATGTGGTTGCTGCCTGGCGCTGGCAGCAAAATCATCAGCATTTATCAGACACACAGATTGAGACGGCCATGTCTGGCTATCACTGGGACCCCAGTGTTAAAGCCTTGCTGCTGTTTTCTGATGTACTGGGCATAATGGCGCAGGATCTGGACTGGCTACAGGCACTGGGCAATCATGTTGTGGCTGATCAGGCCTATGTACTGGGCCGGGTGCAACTATTGCGGGACAAAGCGCTGCGAGCCGGCTACTTATCCAATAACAGCTACCAGCAAGTGAGCCATAACCACAATACCATTGTGATCACCTCGGTACGACCGCACACCGTATATGTGCCGTTTTATGATACACGCAGGGTATATGGCGCCTGGTGGCATCATCGGGCGCCGGTATACTGGCATCATCCCGGGCACTATCGCCGTGCCGGCAGCTTTTACTACAGTCCGGGGATCCGATTTTCAGCCAGTTTTGATTTTGGCGCTATTCACTGGCGCAATCGCTATGTGGTGGTAAACCGTCAGCCTGTACGTCGTTATCATTCGCCGGTTAAACGGGTTCGCTCCAGTGACTATCAGCGCTGGGAGCACAAGCGCAGGGCGCCGGTAAAAGTGGTACGCAGCTCTGAGCGCGGGGCGCGCCATATTACTACGCCGCCGCGCCAGCAATTAACGCCTCTGCCCGGGCAGCGGGTGGTAAAAAGTCGTCATAACGGCACGGTCCACCGGTTTGACAACAAGCCGGTTAAACAGCCAGTGATTATTAATCAATCTCGTCAGGAAAAGCCAGCCTACACCCAGCGCCAGCAAACAATGACACGTCAGGGCGATAGTCTGCGCCGGAACGAGCAGCGCCAGGTAAAACACCGGACCAGTCCAGCGGCCCGCCAGCAAGGTAGCGCTCACCGCGACGGACGCACCATCAACCGGTAG
- the ribA gene encoding GTP cyclohydrolase II — translation MTSTQPKYEYVSSARLPTRFGEFKIHGFVEASGQEHIALSYGSWEAGDTVPIRIHSECLTGDSLFSTRCDCGFQLEKALQNIVDHGRGVILYLRQEGRGIGLLNKIRAYNLQDSGMDTVEANEHLGFDADLRSYDICKLMLDTLNIGKVELMTNNPKKLSALKNLGIEVVARKPIDHGLTKDNKHYLKTKTEKLGHEFDPHLFK, via the coding sequence ATGACCAGTACCCAACCAAAATATGAATATGTGAGCTCAGCACGACTGCCTACCCGCTTTGGCGAATTTAAAATTCACGGCTTTGTTGAGGCCAGTGGACAGGAACACATTGCGCTCTCCTATGGCTCATGGGAAGCCGGTGATACGGTTCCTATTCGTATTCACTCAGAATGTCTGACCGGGGATTCTCTGTTCAGCACACGGTGTGACTGCGGATTTCAGCTTGAAAAAGCACTGCAGAATATTGTGGACCATGGCCGTGGGGTCATTCTGTACTTACGGCAGGAAGGGCGTGGCATTGGCTTGCTCAATAAGATTCGTGCCTATAATTTACAGGACAGCGGTATGGATACGGTAGAAGCCAACGAACATCTGGGCTTTGATGCTGATCTGCGCAGTTATGATATTTGTAAACTGATGCTCGACACCCTCAATATTGGTAAGGTGGAGCTGATGACAAACAACCCTAAAAAGCTCAGCGCGCTGAAAAATCTGGGTATTGAAGTGGTCGCCCGTAAGCCGATTGATCACGGTCTGACCAAAGACAACAAGCATTATCTGAAAACCAAGACAGAGAAGCTGGGTCATGAGTTCGACCCCCACCTGTTCAAATAA
- a CDS encoding putative bifunctional diguanylate cyclase/phosphodiesterase: MTTLKTHRATFLRWLIGFLVALSGMMSVACGQTLSADSGLYKQRLTPTPLITDFRTGYQQVLSLHESGTPPPPPGIEASARVWYVIELVNPAPQDQHVLLNSPLVKPYATTFYLLNSQRRLIDVINYAPGDYELSEYAVPGPTLPVTVPAGQNITVLLSVKQARPHYPLIAYSQAAFHQHLVSSLMLYCSLAGALAVLAAYFYLSYFYQKTAARFWLATACLLCLATGAYIFEPVGRMLNFIEYGKGILTATGFLLLFSLIKYNHNLFSRIPGWLKALNMLFPLALPLLAYLPVPDIMPQTWHLSVPLLAVLQILLMMGYRDRRNPSLYRVIAVGWLLLTLAWLEFVVVGTPEIVPYEGSTHSAVLALILGICALALGILLAERGENRQQISNHQRKIEDLNIFYHLFRNSAEGLYTCNMSGELKSINPAMCTLFGYPDETTMLSRISNTAEFYADPTDRDLLIGELLENKSVMGREIKGRKADGSEIWLSISCQLHREEDGDYLSGSIFDITDRKLSDLSLTYMATHDALTGVLNRREFENALHKALANSHEKDDVILLYLDLDRFKTVNDTCGHKAGDKLIQELATLLEDTLDNRGILARLGGDEFAALITRQTPETAYLISLKLLDAVRSYRFLWDNRIFTVGVSIGFLNASETNADAEQSLTMADAACYLAKQQGRNQVYCYQRNDIRLKQYEQELDWITLLNDALENDGFELYFQPYQPLIDVPEGHYFEVFLRLPMKDGSLASPQEFIPSAERYSLTSRIDRWVIENVFSWLHSHPDIFEHLQCCNINLHGHSVTSTDVRRAILAAFERYQIPHDKISFDISETTAIVQQEDTLTFVNTFAELGCKFALDDFGSGFSSYSYLKSLPVHCVKIDGRFIQDILSDQVDIAIVRSISEIAHARQMYTVAECVEDKAMLSQLGKIGIDFAQGNAIGEAKPLSQFIELCDKTS; the protein is encoded by the coding sequence GTGACAACCCTCAAGACACATCGAGCCACGTTCCTGCGGTGGCTGATCGGCTTTTTAGTGGCTTTGTCTGGCATGATGTCAGTGGCCTGCGGCCAGACCTTATCGGCTGATTCAGGCCTGTATAAACAGCGCCTGACCCCCACCCCGCTGATCACTGATTTTCGCACTGGTTATCAGCAAGTACTCTCCCTGCACGAAAGCGGCACACCGCCGCCACCGCCAGGCATCGAAGCCTCGGCCCGGGTCTGGTATGTGATTGAACTGGTCAATCCGGCCCCGCAGGATCAGCATGTTCTGCTTAATAGTCCACTGGTGAAACCCTACGCCACCACGTTTTACCTACTCAACAGTCAGCGCAGACTCATTGATGTAATTAATTATGCGCCGGGTGATTATGAACTGAGTGAATATGCGGTACCGGGCCCAACACTGCCCGTGACCGTGCCGGCCGGACAAAACATTACTGTGCTGCTCAGTGTTAAACAGGCCCGGCCTCACTACCCCCTGATTGCCTATTCGCAAGCCGCTTTTCATCAGCATCTGGTGTCGAGCCTGATGTTGTATTGCAGTCTGGCCGGCGCGCTGGCGGTATTAGCGGCATATTTTTACCTGAGCTATTTTTATCAGAAAACCGCTGCCCGCTTCTGGCTGGCCACGGCCTGTTTGCTGTGCCTGGCAACCGGCGCCTATATTTTTGAACCGGTCGGCCGGATGCTCAATTTTATAGAGTATGGCAAGGGGATACTGACCGCCACCGGCTTTTTACTGCTGTTTAGCCTGATAAAATACAACCACAATCTGTTTTCGCGTATTCCGGGCTGGCTGAAAGCGCTCAATATGTTATTTCCGCTTGCGTTACCGCTACTGGCTTACCTGCCGGTGCCCGATATTATGCCGCAGACCTGGCATTTGAGTGTACCGCTACTGGCTGTTCTGCAAATTCTGTTGATGATGGGCTATCGCGATCGCCGCAATCCGTCGCTGTATCGCGTAATTGCCGTTGGCTGGTTGCTGCTGACCCTGGCATGGCTGGAGTTTGTGGTAGTGGGAACACCGGAAATTGTTCCTTATGAAGGCTCTACTCATTCTGCGGTACTGGCTCTGATTCTGGGGATATGCGCGCTGGCACTAGGCATTTTGCTGGCCGAGCGTGGCGAGAATCGCCAGCAAATTTCCAACCACCAGCGCAAAATTGAAGATTTAAATATCTTTTATCACTTGTTCAGAAACTCCGCTGAAGGGTTATACACCTGCAACATGAGCGGCGAGCTTAAGTCTATAAACCCGGCCATGTGTACCCTGTTTGGTTACCCTGACGAAACCACCATGCTGAGTCGTATTTCTAATACGGCAGAGTTTTATGCCGACCCTACCGACCGGGATTTACTGATTGGCGAGTTACTGGAAAATAAATCGGTCATGGGCAGGGAGATTAAAGGGCGCAAAGCTGATGGCAGCGAAATCTGGTTGTCCATCTCCTGCCAACTTCACCGCGAGGAAGACGGTGACTATTTGTCCGGCTCAATTTTTGACATTACTGACCGTAAACTGTCGGATCTAAGCCTGACCTATATGGCGACGCACGATGCGCTGACCGGTGTGCTGAACCGGCGCGAATTTGAAAATGCCCTGCATAAAGCACTGGCTAATTCCCACGAAAAAGATGATGTTATTTTACTGTATCTTGACTTAGACCGATTTAAGACGGTTAACGACACCTGCGGTCACAAAGCCGGTGATAAACTAATTCAGGAGCTGGCCACCCTGCTGGAGGATACCCTGGATAACCGCGGCATTCTGGCCCGGCTGGGTGGGGATGAGTTTGCCGCCCTGATTACCCGGCAAACACCGGAAACCGCTTACCTGATATCCTTAAAACTTCTGGATGCGGTGCGCAGCTATCGTTTTTTATGGGACAACCGGATTTTCACCGTTGGCGTGAGTATTGGCTTTTTGAACGCCAGTGAGACCAACGCAGATGCCGAGCAGTCGCTGACCATGGCCGATGCGGCCTGTTATCTGGCTAAGCAGCAGGGACGCAATCAGGTGTATTGCTATCAACGCAACGATATTCGCCTGAAACAGTATGAACAGGAACTGGACTGGATCACCCTGCTCAATGATGCGTTGGAAAATGACGGCTTTGAACTGTATTTTCAGCCATACCAGCCCCTTATCGATGTGCCCGAAGGACATTACTTTGAGGTCTTTTTGCGCCTGCCTATGAAAGACGGCAGTCTGGCTTCTCCGCAGGAGTTTATCCCGTCGGCCGAGCGTTACAGCCTGACATCGCGAATCGACCGCTGGGTAATTGAGAATGTTTTTAGCTGGCTGCACAGCCACCCGGATATCTTTGAACATCTACAGTGCTGCAATATCAATTTACATGGCCACTCAGTGACCAGTACGGATGTGCGCCGGGCTATTTTAGCCGCCTTTGAGCGTTATCAGATCCCCCACGATAAAATTTCCTTCGACATCAGCGAAACTACGGCCATAGTGCAGCAGGAAGATACACTGACCTTTGTGAATACATTTGCTGAACTGGGCTGTAAATTTGCACTGGATGATTTTGGCAGTGGTTTTTCATCTTACAGCTATCTTAAGTCGCTGCCTGTTCACTGTGTGAAAATTGATGGCCGGTTTATTCAGGATATTTTGTCTGATCAGGTGGATATTGCCATTGTGCGTTCAATCAGCGAGATTGCGCATGCCCGTCAGATGTACACTGTAGCCGAATGTGTAGAAGATAAGGCAATGTTGTCGCAATTGGGTAAAATAGGAATCGATTTTGCTCAGGGCAATGCCATCGGTGAAGCAAAGCCGCTTAGCCAGTTCATCGAGCTTTGTGATAAAACCAGCTAG